ACCTCGGCGCCATGCGCGAGGGTGTCGCCGAGCACTCCCGGGCCCAGGCGCACCAGCGCGTAGCTGCCGATGTTCACCAGCGCCCCGGCGAAGATGGCGGCGATGGACGTGCTCACCCCCCGGTACACCGCCGGCGCCCAGAAGTGGAACGGGAAGAGCCCCAGCTTCACCCCGAAGGCGCTGAGCAGCAGTGCCCCCGGCACTTCGAGCCGGCGCGTGTGGGGGCTGGCCACCCACTCGGCGATGCCTCCCATGTCCAGCGTCCCCGTGGCCTGGTAGAGCATCACCACCGCCGTGAGGAAGAACACCGAGCCCATGAGGTTCACCACCACGAAGGTGAAGCCCGCCCGCAGCGCCGAGGCCCCCCGGCCGTAGCTCGCCAGCGCGAAGGCCGCGCCCATGGACAGCTCGAAGAAGACGTAGAAGTTGAACGCGTCCGCGGTGAGGAACGCCCCGTTGAGCCCCGCGGCCAGGAAGAGCACCAGCGCCGGGAAGCTGCGCGTGCCGATGCCCTCGAGCAGCTCGCACAGGAGTGCCCCGGCGAGCACCGCGTTGGTCACCACGCAGAAGAGCACCGACAGCACATCCGCGCGCAGGCGGATGCCCATACCCACCGGCCACCCTCCGGCGACCACCTCGGGCACGGGGCCGTGCAGGGCCGCGGGCAGCAGCGCGAGGCTCGCCCCGAGCACCCCCACGAGCCCCACCACCGCCAGGACGGCCACGGCCTTCTTGCGCCCGTCCAGGAAGGAGAGCACGGCGGCCAGCCCCCACGCGCCCACCAGGGGCAACACGAGCGGCATCAGCGCTCCTCCGGCTCGGACGGCTCTCGCGTGAGCGACTGCTCTTCCTCCAGCTCGGCGTGCACCACGTCGCGCAGGTCCAGCGAGCCGTGCTGCTCGTGCATCCGGTAGACGAACGCCAGCAGCAGCGCCGAGGTGGCGAAGCCGATGACGATGGCGGTGAGCGCCAGCGCCTGGGCGAGCGGATCCGTCATCACCACCCGGGTGGCGCCCTCGTCGTGCAGGGGCTCGCCGCGCTCGGGAAAGCCCGTGGAGAGGATGAAGAGGATGGCCGAGTTGGTGAGCAGCAGCCCTCCCGCGGCCATGCGCACCAGATCCCTCTTGAGCGTGAGCAGCACCCCCACGCCGAAGAGCAGCCCCACCGTGAGGGCCACGGCGGCGTTCACGCGGGGCTCCAGGTCACGGGCGGAGGGAAAGGCGGGCACATCGGTCGGTCGGTTCCCGGAGTGGAAGGGACCCCGAGGGCAGGCACGTCCTACTTCCCGGGGAGTCCCTTCCTCATACAAGGCGAGGCGCCCCCAGTGGCCGGGCACGAACGGGGGCGCGGGCGGGCACGTCCGTTAGGGAACGTTCTGGCCCATGAAGTGCCGCCTCCCTACACGGCGCGCGGGGACGCACACCCGGCTCAAATGCAGACGCCCTTCTGCACGTGCTGGCAGGAGCCATTCGTGGCACAGAAGTCGATGGTGCACGCCTTGCCGTCATCACACCGCGCATGGTCCACCGCGTTGTCGGGACAGACGCCGCTCGTCCCCGAGCACCGCGCCGCGCTGTCACACACGCCCGCCGCCGCGCGGCACACCTGGCCCGCGGGCAGATAGCGATCGACCGGGCACGC
Above is a window of Cystobacter fuscus DNA encoding:
- a CDS encoding complex I subunit 5 family protein, producing the protein MPLVLPLVGAWGLAAVLSFLDGRKKAVAVLAVVGLVGVLGASLALLPAALHGPVPEVVAGGWPVGMGIRLRADVLSVLFCVVTNAVLAGALLCELLEGIGTRSFPALVLFLAAGLNGAFLTADAFNFYVFFELSMGAAFALASYGRGASALRAGFTFVVVNLMGSVFFLTAVVMLYQATGTLDMGGIAEWVASPHTRRLEVPGALLLSAFGVKLGLFPFHFWAPAVYRGVSTSIAAIFAGALVNIGSYALVRLGPGVLGDTLAHGAEVLAVLGGASLVYGSLLALARQVPAETLAYASIAQAGYLFAALGLGSGPGVAAAVLLALSGSLDKAVLFLAMGLPGSRSRAAFAAAAFSSAGLPLSLGFLAKTELLRAMLVGERWWLAGFVVLSSVLSLVALARTFQRLYWVEARAREAHDGAASGVVLALALVGVGVGVWPEPLLAVSARVAGALVGGGGP
- a CDS encoding sodium:proton antiporter produces the protein MNAAVALTVGLLFGVGVLLTLKRDLVRMAAGGLLLTNSAILFILSTGFPERGEPLHDEGATRVVMTDPLAQALALTAIVIGFATSALLLAFVYRMHEQHGSLDLRDVVHAELEEEQSLTREPSEPEER